In Halogeometricum sp. S1BR25-6, a single genomic region encodes these proteins:
- a CDS encoding CPBP family intramembrane glutamic endopeptidase, with protein MPPEPVRTRRVGVFLAVAFGLAWATAAVIYATGGLASSPVVVPGLGLTLASLLLPTAYMFAPAVGNVVARLLTGQGRSDLRVRPRLSGSLRVYAAAWVAPALLTLLGAALYFAVFPGQFDPALSAYRSALEAAAGGVPVDPWTLVGVQVVAALTVAPLINAIFAFGEEFGWRAYLLPNLLPLGATRATLLVGVVWGVWHWPVIVMGYNYGFDYVGAPWTGFLAMCVFTVATGVFLAWATLRTDSVWPAAIGHGAINAVAGLGTLFVLGRPHSLLGPAPVGVLAALPWLALAAWLLARADVFAS; from the coding sequence ATGCCTCCCGAACCGGTTCGGACGCGCCGCGTCGGCGTTTTTCTCGCCGTCGCCTTCGGCCTCGCGTGGGCCACCGCGGCCGTCATCTACGCCACCGGCGGCCTCGCGAGCAGTCCGGTCGTCGTTCCCGGTCTCGGTCTCACGCTCGCGTCCCTCCTCCTGCCGACGGCGTACATGTTCGCGCCGGCCGTCGGCAACGTCGTCGCGCGACTCCTCACGGGTCAGGGTCGGTCGGACCTCCGCGTCCGCCCGCGGCTTTCGGGGTCGCTTCGCGTCTACGCCGCCGCGTGGGTCGCCCCCGCCCTCCTCACGCTTCTCGGCGCGGCGCTGTACTTCGCGGTCTTCCCCGGCCAGTTCGACCCCGCGCTGTCGGCGTATCGGTCGGCGCTGGAGGCCGCCGCGGGCGGCGTGCCGGTCGACCCGTGGACGCTCGTCGGCGTTCAGGTCGTCGCTGCGCTCACGGTCGCGCCGCTTATCAACGCGATATTCGCCTTCGGCGAGGAGTTCGGCTGGCGGGCCTACCTGCTGCCGAACCTCCTGCCCCTCGGCGCGACGCGTGCGACGCTCCTCGTCGGCGTCGTCTGGGGCGTCTGGCACTGGCCCGTCATCGTCATGGGGTACAACTACGGCTTCGATTACGTCGGCGCGCCGTGGACGGGCTTTCTCGCCATGTGCGTGTTCACCGTCGCCACCGGCGTCTTCCTCGCGTGGGCGACGCTCCGGACCGACAGCGTCTGGCCCGCGGCGATAGGCCACGGCGCGATAAACGCCGTGGCAGGACTCGGAACGCTGTTCGTTCTCGGCCGTCCCCACTCGCTGCTCGGCCCCGCGCCGGTCGGCGTGCTCGCGGCGCTCCCGTGGCTGGCGCTCGCGGCGTGGTTGCTCGCTCGGGCCGACGTGTTCGCGTCGTGA
- a CDS encoding PQQ-binding-like beta-propeller repeat protein: MRRERAGGDRCRDVSRRRALGGIAALGSLALAGCSSLPRLGGVDPEWRREFADASAASPLAVSAAHVLVGAQDKALYGLCLDDGETAFRYETGGPVEARPAASGDGGPFHVHSTDGDVYTVDAAGDLRWREEGLHERGTIASNGSLLARLDRHTGDVRGFDAESGARRFGRAVAGYRLTGLLDETFVFREAVSEDRTRLVALSTDDGRPLWRTDASEWYPGLAVDERLAVSVHESTVRAYDPRTGAVRWESTVDADSYRDPTLGPQVYLRNERSDSSDELIALDRRDGSVAWRHTAGYDIRQVTPANDAVFVGSRVDDPDGGILGRVDRFDSDGVRRWRTVTEAPDVEELHVSVDAVVVSGGRQAVVLDRASGGTRWSHEPESYSRLDISATDDRLYVSYLDDGAVARFGL; encoded by the coding sequence ATGCGGCGTGAGCGTGCGGGCGGCGATAGGTGTCGGGACGTTTCGCGTCGGCGCGCGTTGGGCGGCATCGCGGCGCTCGGAAGCCTCGCGCTCGCGGGGTGTAGCTCCCTTCCTCGACTCGGCGGCGTCGACCCGGAGTGGCGACGCGAGTTCGCGGACGCCAGCGCCGCGAGTCCGCTCGCCGTCTCGGCGGCGCACGTTCTCGTCGGCGCGCAGGACAAGGCGCTGTACGGACTCTGTCTCGACGACGGGGAGACCGCGTTCCGGTACGAAACGGGCGGCCCCGTCGAAGCGCGTCCCGCGGCGTCCGGCGACGGCGGCCCGTTCCACGTCCACAGCACCGACGGCGACGTCTACACCGTCGACGCGGCCGGCGACTTGCGGTGGCGCGAGGAGGGACTGCACGAACGCGGGACGATAGCCAGCAACGGGTCGCTGCTCGCACGTCTCGACCGCCACACGGGCGACGTCCGGGGGTTCGATGCCGAGTCCGGAGCGAGGCGGTTCGGCCGTGCGGTCGCCGGCTACCGGCTGACGGGGTTGCTCGACGAGACGTTCGTCTTCCGCGAGGCGGTGAGCGAGGACCGAACGCGCCTCGTCGCACTCTCGACGGACGACGGGCGCCCGCTGTGGCGAACGGACGCGAGCGAGTGGTATCCCGGCCTCGCGGTCGACGAGCGTCTGGCCGTCTCCGTCCACGAGTCGACCGTTCGGGCGTACGACCCCCGGACCGGCGCCGTCCGGTGGGAATCGACGGTCGACGCGGACTCCTACCGGGACCCGACGCTCGGTCCGCAGGTGTACCTCCGGAACGAACGGTCGGATTCGAGCGACGAACTGATCGCTCTCGACCGACGCGACGGGTCGGTCGCGTGGCGGCACACCGCCGGGTACGACATCCGACAGGTGACGCCGGCGAACGATGCCGTGTTCGTCGGAAGCCGCGTCGACGACCCCGACGGCGGGATACTCGGCCGTGTCGACCGATTCGACTCGGACGGTGTGCGCCGCTGGCGAACGGTGACGGAGGCGCCGGACGTTGAAGAACTCCACGTCAGCGTCGACGCCGTCGTCGTCTCCGGCGGGCGCCAGGCGGTGGTACTCGACCGCGCGTCCGGCGGGACGCGTTGGTCGCACGAACCCGAGTCGTACAGTCGGTTAGACATTTCGGCGACCGACGACCGACTCTACGTGTCGTATCTCGACGACGGCGCGGTCGCGCGCTTCGGACTGTGA
- a CDS encoding DEAD/DEAH box helicase — protein sequence MAAADDPSHVDHPLLSPSFIERRLYQLRLASAAREADTLVCLPTGLGKTTVSLLVTAERLNEVGGKALFLAPTKPLVQQHADFYREALTIPDDEIVVFTGDVRPDDRAALWEDARIVIATPQVVENDLIGNRISLRDVTHLTFDECHRGTGDYAYVYIAERYHADAEHPLVTGMSASPGGDEESILEVCENLGLSEVEVMTEEDADVDEYTYDTDVEWERIDLPDDILAIRDALNDVIKDRLEKLKSLGVTNTTSPDVSQKQLNGMRAELQKLINNDKSEGYKGMSTHAEVMKLRRAVELVETQSVESVRRYFERQRNAARSSGASKASQRLVSEPKVREAMRKAESFDELHPKFSRTRILLAQTLGIEGGQRVIVFTESRDTAEALTDFLSASFDVRRFVGQGDKDGSDGMTQKEQQETLNEFRNGEFEVLVSTSVAEEGLDVPEVDLVLFFEPVPTAIRSIQRKGRTGRQAEGRVVVLMAEDTRDEAYFWISRRREKEMESELRDLKGVADEVEAELDDSQKGLDAFGGASGDSAASAGEATNGEAHAAAASTNGGVESADAASAETDGQSGLTEFSATDEELARAEDDGDESDDADTDANDSEGTVATAGRDDDVVEIVVDQRELDSSIAKDLSTRDGVETRLETLAVGDYVLSDRVAVERKSVSDFLDTLTGGDRSLFEQVGDLSRAYARPLLILEGEGLYEERNIHPGAIRGALASLAVDFDVSVLQTRDEADTAELLLTVASREQTERERSVSVHGGKSTKTLGEQQEYVVSAIADIGPVTARTLLETFGTVEAVMTAREDDLLEVSGIGEVTAERIRDVVGSEYE from the coding sequence ATGGCGGCCGCCGACGACCCCTCGCACGTCGATCACCCTCTCCTGAGTCCGTCGTTCATCGAACGACGTCTGTACCAACTCCGATTGGCGAGCGCCGCCCGCGAGGCGGACACGCTCGTCTGCCTCCCGACGGGTCTCGGCAAGACGACGGTCAGCCTCCTCGTCACGGCGGAGCGACTCAACGAAGTCGGCGGCAAGGCCCTGTTTCTCGCGCCGACGAAACCGCTCGTCCAACAGCACGCCGACTTCTACCGCGAGGCGCTGACGATACCGGACGACGAGATAGTCGTCTTCACGGGCGACGTGCGCCCGGACGACCGGGCGGCGCTGTGGGAGGACGCCCGCATCGTCATCGCCACGCCGCAAGTCGTGGAGAACGACCTCATCGGCAACCGCATCTCCCTGCGCGACGTGACGCACCTCACGTTCGACGAGTGCCACCGCGGCACGGGCGACTACGCTTACGTCTACATCGCGGAGCGCTACCACGCTGACGCCGAGCACCCCCTCGTCACGGGAATGAGCGCCTCGCCCGGCGGCGACGAGGAGTCCATCCTCGAAGTCTGTGAGAACCTCGGCCTCTCCGAAGTCGAGGTGATGACCGAAGAGGACGCCGACGTCGACGAGTACACCTACGACACCGACGTGGAGTGGGAGCGCATCGACCTGCCCGACGACATCCTGGCGATTCGGGACGCGCTCAACGACGTCATCAAGGACAGACTGGAGAAACTGAAGTCGCTCGGCGTGACGAACACGACGAGTCCGGACGTCTCGCAGAAGCAGTTGAACGGGATGCGCGCGGAGTTGCAGAAGCTGATAAACAACGACAAGTCGGAGGGCTACAAGGGGATGTCCACGCACGCGGAGGTGATGAAGCTCCGGCGGGCGGTCGAACTGGTCGAGACGCAGTCCGTCGAATCGGTCCGGCGCTACTTCGAACGGCAGCGCAACGCCGCCCGGTCGTCGGGGGCGTCGAAGGCGAGTCAGCGACTCGTCTCCGAACCCAAGGTGCGAGAGGCGATGCGGAAGGCCGAGTCGTTCGACGAACTCCACCCCAAGTTCTCCCGCACGCGAATCCTCCTCGCGCAGACGCTCGGCATCGAGGGCGGCCAGCGCGTCATCGTCTTCACCGAATCGCGCGACACGGCCGAGGCGCTCACCGATTTCCTCTCGGCGTCGTTCGACGTCCGGCGGTTCGTCGGTCAGGGCGACAAGGACGGCTCCGACGGGATGACCCAGAAGGAGCAACAGGAGACGCTGAACGAGTTCCGGAACGGCGAGTTCGAGGTGCTCGTCTCCACCTCCGTTGCCGAGGAGGGGTTGGACGTGCCCGAAGTCGACCTGGTCCTCTTTTTCGAACCCGTGCCGACGGCGATTCGCTCCATCCAGCGGAAGGGGCGGACCGGCCGGCAGGCCGAGGGGCGCGTCGTCGTTCTGATGGCCGAGGACACGCGCGACGAGGCGTACTTCTGGATCTCCCGGCGTCGCGAAAAGGAGATGGAGTCCGAACTGCGCGACCTGAAGGGCGTCGCCGACGAGGTGGAGGCGGAACTCGACGACTCCCAGAAGGGGTTGGACGCGTTCGGCGGCGCGTCCGGCGATTCGGCCGCGTCCGCCGGCGAGGCGACGAACGGCGAGGCGCACGCCGCGGCCGCGTCGACGAACGGCGGCGTCGAAAGCGCGGACGCCGCATCCGCCGAAACCGACGGCCAGTCCGGACTCACGGAGTTCTCCGCGACGGACGAGGAGTTAGCGCGGGCCGAAGACGACGGCGATGAAAGCGACGATGCCGACACCGACGCGAACGATTCGGAGGGAACCGTCGCCACCGCCGGGCGCGACGACGACGTGGTCGAAATCGTCGTCGACCAGCGTGAACTCGACTCCTCCATCGCGAAGGACCTCTCGACGCGCGACGGCGTCGAGACACGACTGGAAACGCTCGCGGTGGGCGACTACGTGCTCTCGGACCGCGTCGCCGTCGAGCGCAAGTCCGTCTCCGACTTCCTCGACACGCTCACCGGCGGCGACCGGTCGCTGTTCGAGCAGGTGGGCGACCTCTCGCGGGCGTACGCGCGGCCGCTTCTGATTCTGGAGGGCGAGGGACTCTACGAGGAGCGGAACATCCATCCCGGCGCCATCCGCGGCGCCCTCGCCTCCCTCGCCGTCGACTTCGACGTGAGCGTCCTGCAGACGCGCGACGAGGCGGACACGGCCGAACTGCTGTTGACCGTCGCCTCCCGCGAGCAGACCGAACGGGAGCGGTCGGTGAGCGTCCACGGCGGGAAGAGCACGAAGACGCTCGGCGAACAGCAGGAGTACGTCGTCTCCGCCATCGCCGACATCGGCCCCGTCACCGCGCGCACCCTCCTCGAGACGTTCGGCACCGTCGAGGCGGTGATGACCGCCCGCGAGGACGACCTACTGGAGGTGTCCGGTATCGGAGAGGTAACCGCCGAACGAATCCGCGACGTGGTCGGATCGGAGTACGAATAG
- a CDS encoding ferredoxin has protein sequence MKIRYDRDTCIGMFQCVDEWDAFEKDLDDGKADLAGAEEVEDGIFEVEVPEDEEFDAEFSARVCPVDAIELYDDDGEQVV, from the coding sequence ATGAAGATTCGCTACGACCGCGACACCTGCATCGGCATGTTCCAGTGCGTCGACGAGTGGGACGCCTTCGAGAAGGACCTCGACGACGGCAAGGCCGACCTGGCGGGCGCCGAGGAGGTCGAAGACGGTATCTTCGAGGTCGAAGTCCCGGAAGACGAGGAGTTCGACGCCGAGTTCTCCGCGCGGGTCTGCCCCGTCGACGCCATCGAACTGTACGACGACGACGGCGAACAAGTCGTCTAG
- the cgi121 gene encoding KEOPS complex subunit Cgi121 → MRFVEGVADVESVDAFVAAVGEVAEETGATVQVFDARYVADEEHLRRAVELADRAIDRGENVARDRAVEILLYAAGRRQIDDALTMGVSAGETPAVALVDGGDEAAAATRLREMLGDEPTLGRVGDDRLREFFDVGDAELATVDGDVGSLVRERVALLNVEK, encoded by the coding sequence GTGAGATTCGTCGAGGGCGTCGCCGACGTGGAGAGCGTCGACGCGTTCGTCGCCGCCGTCGGCGAGGTGGCCGAGGAGACGGGCGCGACGGTGCAGGTGTTCGACGCGCGGTACGTCGCGGACGAGGAGCACCTCCGCCGGGCGGTCGAACTGGCGGACCGCGCCATCGACCGCGGGGAGAACGTCGCCCGCGACAGGGCCGTCGAGATTCTCCTGTACGCCGCGGGCCGCCGGCAGATAGACGACGCGCTGACGATGGGCGTCTCGGCGGGCGAGACACCCGCCGTCGCCCTCGTCGACGGCGGCGACGAGGCGGCGGCGGCGACCCGGCTACGCGAGATGCTGGGCGACGAACCGACGCTCGGGCGGGTCGGAGACGACCGCCTGCGCGAGTTCTTCGACGTGGGCGACGCCGAACTCGCGACCGTCGACGGCGACGTCGGGTCGCTCGTCCGCGAACGCGTCGCGCTGCTGAACGTCGAGAAGTAG
- a CDS encoding mannonate dehydratase, with protein sequence MAEQTTDADAGVDSDVRVGVRTRTLSESRLRYIRQLGATDVFVDHADTDEEPDEFNDRDGAATVAVGRDSIPSVERLAAARERVESQGLSLTGIQSLPYSLYGDIMFDREGKEEALEQIRTLLRNLGEAGIPILGYQWNPRGVVPMRTTPAELRGGAEGTAFDLEEVEDPDALAPGLDRAYTEAEFWENYEAFLREIVPVAEEAGVRMALHPVDPPVLESMGGIPRLFRNVENFERAMETVPSDNHGLKLCLGCFSQMGEDVNDVLRRFAEKDQIVFIHFRDVVGTVPKFNETFVDEGNFDTAGAIRTLHDVGFEGAVIPDHVPKMEGDDDWRHRARGFTVGYLRGVIDTVRSS encoded by the coding sequence ATGGCTGAGCAGACCACAGACGCCGACGCCGGCGTCGACAGCGACGTTCGTGTGGGCGTCCGGACGCGTACGCTCTCGGAGTCACGCCTTCGATACATCCGTCAGTTGGGTGCGACGGACGTCTTCGTCGACCACGCCGATACCGACGAGGAACCCGACGAGTTCAACGACCGGGACGGCGCGGCGACGGTCGCGGTGGGGCGCGATTCGATTCCGTCGGTCGAGCGGTTGGCGGCGGCCCGCGAACGCGTCGAGTCGCAAGGGCTGTCTCTCACCGGCATCCAGTCGCTTCCGTACTCCCTATACGGCGACATCATGTTCGACCGCGAGGGGAAAGAGGAGGCCCTCGAACAGATACGAACGCTGCTTCGCAACCTCGGCGAGGCCGGCATCCCGATTCTGGGCTACCAGTGGAACCCTCGGGGCGTCGTTCCCATGCGGACGACGCCGGCCGAACTGCGCGGCGGGGCGGAGGGCACCGCGTTCGACCTCGAGGAGGTCGAGGACCCGGACGCGCTCGCACCCGGTCTCGACCGGGCGTACACCGAGGCGGAGTTCTGGGAGAACTACGAGGCGTTCCTGCGGGAAATCGTCCCCGTCGCCGAGGAGGCGGGCGTGCGGATGGCGCTGCACCCGGTGGACCCGCCCGTCCTCGAATCGATGGGCGGCATCCCCCGTCTGTTCCGCAACGTCGAGAACTTCGAGCGCGCGATGGAGACGGTTCCGAGCGACAACCACGGCCTGAAGCTCTGTCTCGGCTGCTTCTCGCAGATGGGCGAGGACGTCAACGACGTGCTGCGCCGGTTCGCCGAGAAAGATCAGATCGTGTTCATCCACTTCCGAGACGTCGTCGGGACCGTCCCGAAGTTCAACGAGACGTTCGTCGACGAGGGGAACTTCGACACCGCCGGAGCGATTCGGACCTTACACGACGTCGGGTTCGAGGGGGCAGTCATCCCCGACCACGTCCCGAAGATGGAGGGTGACGACGACTGGCGCCACCGCGCGCGCGGGTTCACTGTCGGATACCTCCGAGGCGTCATCGACACCGTCCGGTCGTCCTGA
- the mdh gene encoding malate dehydrogenase translates to MTKVSVVGAAGTVGAAAGYNLALRDVVDELVFVDIPDMEDKTIGQAADTNHGIAYDSNTEVYQGGYEDTAGSDVVVITAGIPRQEGQTRIDLAGDNAPIMADIGSSLAEHNDDFVSVTTSNPVDLLNRHLYEAGDRDRHKVVGFGGRLDSARFRYVLSQRFDTPVKNVEATILGEHGDAQVPAFSKVRVDGADPEFTADEREEILSDLQESAMDVISRKGATQWGPATGVAHMVEAILDDTGEVLPGSLVLDGEYGYEDTAFGVPVRLGSDGIEEVVEWDLDDYEQDLMDDAAEKLSDQYDEIS, encoded by the coding sequence ATGACGAAAGTTAGCGTGGTCGGTGCGGCCGGGACGGTCGGCGCAGCCGCCGGATACAATCTCGCGCTTCGGGACGTCGTCGACGAACTCGTCTTCGTCGACATCCCGGACATGGAGGACAAGACGATCGGGCAGGCGGCCGACACGAACCACGGCATCGCCTACGACTCGAACACGGAGGTGTATCAGGGCGGCTACGAGGACACGGCGGGGTCCGACGTTGTCGTCATCACGGCCGGAATCCCGCGGCAGGAGGGACAGACCCGAATCGACCTCGCGGGCGACAACGCGCCCATCATGGCCGACATCGGCTCGTCTCTGGCCGAGCATAACGACGACTTCGTCTCGGTCACCACCTCGAACCCGGTGGACCTCCTGAACCGCCACCTGTACGAGGCGGGCGACCGCGACCGACACAAAGTGGTCGGCTTCGGCGGCCGACTCGACTCCGCGCGGTTCCGCTACGTCCTCAGCCAGCGCTTCGACACGCCCGTGAAGAACGTCGAGGCGACCATCCTCGGCGAACACGGCGATGCGCAGGTGCCCGCGTTCTCGAAGGTGCGCGTCGACGGCGCCGACCCCGAGTTCACCGCCGACGAACGCGAGGAGATCCTCTCGGACCTCCAGGAATCCGCCATGGACGTCATCTCGCGCAAGGGCGCGACGCAGTGGGGCCCCGCGACGGGCGTCGCCCACATGGTCGAGGCTATCCTCGACGACACCGGCGAGGTGCTGCCGGGGTCGCTCGTCCTCGACGGCGAGTACGGCTACGAGGACACCGCCTTCGGCGTTCCGGTCAGACTCGGCTCGGACGGCATCGAGGAGGTCGTCGAGTGGGACCTCGACGATTACGAGCAGGACCTCATGGACGACGCCGCCGAGAAACTGAGCGACCAGTACGACGAGATCTCGTAA
- a CDS encoding Sjogren's syndrome/scleroderma autoantigen 1 family protein, protein MSDFDKEAERQRLREKYEKDTERREETQRMSELLLQGATMTNKHCNQCGTPIFRYQGTEFCPNCQNKQANAAAETADAAAAEVANGEAGEAPAEAASGATEDGEATDQARQSVPTPEPERDVPSEVADAGGASGTGAVNAQAAEPSRESAAPERTTSTESGPEAVAGKPSTASASESDNSAGEAVSAASASDGSMQGARESLLQAITEHARRSTATEEPQQATAHLEAAREAAEALDALDR, encoded by the coding sequence ATGAGCGACTTCGACAAGGAGGCGGAGCGACAGCGCCTCCGCGAGAAGTACGAGAAGGACACGGAGCGACGCGAGGAGACCCAGCGGATGAGCGAACTCCTCCTGCAGGGGGCGACGATGACGAACAAACACTGCAACCAGTGCGGAACGCCCATCTTCCGCTATCAGGGGACGGAGTTCTGTCCGAACTGCCAGAACAAGCAGGCGAACGCGGCGGCCGAGACGGCCGACGCCGCCGCCGCGGAGGTGGCTAACGGGGAGGCCGGCGAGGCCCCGGCCGAGGCCGCCTCGGGAGCGACGGAGGACGGCGAGGCGACCGACCAGGCGAGGCAGTCGGTGCCGACGCCGGAACCCGAACGGGACGTGCCGTCGGAAGTCGCCGACGCGGGCGGCGCGTCCGGCACGGGCGCGGTGAACGCGCAGGCCGCAGAACCGAGCCGCGAGTCCGCCGCGCCCGAGCGGACGACGTCGACCGAATCCGGACCCGAAGCGGTCGCCGGGAAGCCGTCGACCGCGTCGGCGAGCGAGTCGGATAACTCCGCGGGAGAAGCTGTCAGCGCGGCGAGCGCGTCAGACGGGTCGATGCAGGGCGCGCGCGAGTCGCTCCTGCAGGCGATAACGGAGCACGCGCGACGGTCGACCGCGACGGAGGAGCCCCAACAGGCGACGGCGCACCTCGAAGCGGCCCGCGAGGCGGCCGAGGCGCTGGACGCGCTGGACCGGTAG
- a CDS encoding ATP-dependent DNA helicase → MRPEDVPGLPEGVPERLQSEGIEELYPPQAEAVEAGVTEGESVLASVPTASGKTFIAELAMLSSVQRGGKALYIVPLRALASEKKAEFERWEEFGIDVGVSTGNYESSGEWLASRDIIVATSEKVDSLIRNNAGWVSNLSCVVADEVHLVNDGHRGPTLEVMLGKLRKINAGLQVVALSATVGNAEEVAEWLDATLVQSEWRPIDLKMGVHYGNAISFDDGSQREVPVGKGDRQTSALVADTLDEEGSSLVFVNSRRNAEAAAKRLKNVTAEYLTGEERSELAELAGEIRDVSDAETSDTLANCVAKGAAFHHAGLAAEHRRLVEEAFRDRLVKTVSATPTLAAGVNTPSRRVIVRDWQRYDGEFGGMKPLDVLEVHQMMGRAGRPGLDPYGEAVLLAKDSETRDELFERYIWADAEPVRSKLAAEPALRTHLLATVASGFAHTRDGLLEFLDRTLYATQTDEPGRLERVTDTVLQYLEVNGFVEMDGENISATSIGHTVSRLYLDPMSAAEILDGLRWGADHREEKLRELAGVSDADARRAASDAESEESAGFRRASEMASAADGEGESESEDGDGDEADATSTEPVETERTYPTALGLFHLVSRTPDMYQLYLKSGDRETYTEECYEREPELLGNVPSEYEDVRFEEWLSALKTARLLEDWAGEVDEDRITERYGVGPGDIRGKVETAQWLLGAAERLAGELDLSSTVAVREAKKRVEYGVRDELLDLAGVRGVGRKRARRLFEAGIETRNDLREADKSVVLAALRGRRKTAENVLEAAGRRDPSMDDVDEDEADVPEATFERASDRTDRGGDGSGDADDPQEQASLGDFG, encoded by the coding sequence ATGAGACCGGAGGACGTGCCGGGCCTGCCGGAGGGGGTGCCCGAACGACTGCAGTCGGAGGGTATCGAGGAACTGTACCCCCCGCAGGCCGAGGCGGTGGAGGCGGGCGTGACGGAGGGCGAGAGCGTTCTCGCCTCCGTTCCGACCGCGTCCGGGAAGACGTTTATCGCCGAGTTAGCGATGCTGTCGAGCGTGCAACGGGGCGGGAAGGCGCTGTACATCGTGCCGCTCCGCGCCCTCGCCTCCGAGAAGAAGGCCGAGTTCGAGCGCTGGGAGGAGTTCGGTATCGACGTGGGCGTCTCGACGGGCAACTACGAGTCCAGCGGCGAGTGGCTTGCCTCCAGAGACATCATCGTCGCCACTTCGGAGAAGGTGGACTCGCTCATCCGCAACAACGCGGGATGGGTGAGCAACCTCTCCTGCGTCGTCGCCGACGAGGTGCACCTCGTAAACGACGGCCACCGCGGCCCGACGCTGGAAGTCATGCTGGGCAAACTGCGGAAGATAAACGCCGGCCTCCAAGTCGTCGCCCTCTCGGCGACGGTGGGCAACGCCGAGGAGGTGGCCGAATGGTTGGACGCGACGCTCGTGCAGTCGGAGTGGCGGCCCATCGACCTGAAGATGGGCGTCCACTACGGCAACGCCATCTCGTTCGACGACGGGTCCCAAAGAGAGGTTCCGGTCGGGAAGGGCGACAGACAGACGTCGGCGCTCGTCGCCGACACCCTCGACGAGGAGGGCTCCTCGCTCGTGTTCGTCAACTCCCGGCGGAACGCCGAGGCGGCCGCAAAGCGCCTGAAGAACGTGACCGCCGAGTACCTCACGGGCGAGGAGCGAAGCGAGTTGGCCGAACTGGCGGGGGAGATACGCGACGTCTCCGACGCCGAAACGAGCGACACGTTAGCGAACTGCGTGGCGAAGGGGGCCGCGTTCCACCACGCCGGTCTGGCCGCCGAGCACCGCCGGTTGGTCGAGGAAGCGTTTCGCGATCGATTAGTAAAGACCGTCTCGGCGACGCCGACGCTCGCGGCGGGCGTCAACACGCCGAGTCGGCGCGTCATCGTCCGCGACTGGCAGCGCTACGACGGCGAGTTCGGCGGCATGAAACCGCTGGACGTGCTCGAAGTCCACCAGATGATGGGGCGGGCGGGCCGGCCCGGACTCGACCCCTACGGCGAGGCCGTCCTCCTGGCGAAGGACTCGGAGACGCGCGACGAACTGTTCGAGCGCTACATCTGGGCCGACGCCGAACCGGTCCGCTCGAAACTCGCCGCCGAACCCGCCCTTCGGACGCACCTGCTCGCCACCGTCGCCTCCGGATTCGCACATACGCGCGACGGACTGTTGGAGTTCCTCGACCGGACGCTGTACGCGACGCAGACCGACGAACCCGGACGGTTGGAACGGGTGACCGACACGGTGCTGCAGTACCTCGAAGTGAACGGATTCGTCGAGATGGACGGAGAGAACATCTCCGCGACGAGCATCGGACACACCGTCTCCCGACTCTACCTCGACCCCATGAGCGCCGCCGAGATACTCGACGGCCTGCGCTGGGGCGCCGACCACCGCGAGGAGAAACTCCGCGAACTGGCGGGCGTCTCCGACGCGGACGCTCGACGCGCGGCGAGCGACGCCGAGAGCGAGGAGTCCGCCGGGTTCCGGCGGGCCAGCGAGATGGCCTCGGCGGCGGACGGCGAGGGTGAGAGCGAGAGCGAGGACGGGGATGGGGACGAAGCAGACGCGACGAGTACGGAACCCGTCGAGACCGAGCGTACCTACCCCACGGCGCTCGGACTGTTCCACCTCGTCTCGCGCACGCCCGACATGTACCAACTCTACCTCAAATCGGGCGACCGCGAGACGTACACCGAGGAGTGCTACGAGCGCGAACCCGAACTGCTCGGAAACGTCCCCTCGGAGTACGAGGACGTGCGCTTCGAGGAGTGGCTGTCCGCCCTCAAAACCGCCCGACTGCTCGAAGACTGGGCGGGCGAGGTGGACGAGGACCGCATCACCGAACGCTACGGCGTCGGACCCGGCGACATCCGGGGGAAAGTCGAGACGGCGCAGTGGTTGCTCGGCGCGGCCGAGCGACTCGCCGGGGAGTTGGACCTGTCCTCGACCGTGGCCGTCCGCGAGGCGAAAAAGCGCGTCGAGTACGGCGTCCGCGACGAACTGCTCGATTTGGCGGGCGTCCGCGGCGTCGGTCGCAAGCGCGCCCGCCGCTTATTCGAGGCCGGCATCGAGACGCGGAACGACCTCAGAGAGGCCGACAAGTCCGTCGTTCTCGCCGCCCTGCGAGGGCGGCGCAAGACGGCCGAAAACGTCCTCGAAGCCGCCGGGCGGCGCGACCCGTCGATGGACGACGTCGACGAGGACGAGGCCGACGTGCCCGAGGCGACGTTCGAGCGAGCGAGCGACCGGACCGACCGCGGCGGCGACGGAAGCGGCGACGCGGACGACCCGCAGGAGCAGGCCAGCCTGGGTGATTTCGGGTGA